TTATTCACAAAGGCACCTACGGGGGTGTATTAGTTTGGTTGCTGGAGGTTTGAGGAACGGTTACGTCTTGTCTATGAACGATGCGTACGTTGAAATTAATGGTAATAAGTTGTTATCTAACATCAGTTTACATCTGAAACCTGGAGAGGTGTACGTTCTTCTCGGTCCCAACGGGTCTGGGAAAACCTCCCTGCTGAAAGCGATCATGGGTTTGGAAGGGTACGATTTGTTAGGGGATGTAAAATATCTGGGATTAGAACTGTCCAGATTGTCGATAACCGAACGCGCAGAAAAGGGTATATTCTTGGGCTATCAGGACCCCCCTACTCTTAAAGGTGTGGAAGTTGAACGATTCCTCAAAAGAATCTCCAATGTCCCCGAAGAAGTCATGTATGAGTATATCAGAGAGTTAAAACTTTCCGATTATCTGACACGTGAGGTCAATAGAAATTTCTCCGGAGGTGAACGGAAAC
This genomic interval from Candidatus Micrarchaeota archaeon contains the following:
- a CDS encoding ATP-binding cassette domain-containing protein — translated: MVAGGLRNGYVLSMNDAYVEINGNKLLSNISLHLKPGEVYVLLGPNGSGKTSLLKAIMGLEGYDLLGDVKYLGLELSRLSITERAEKGIFLGYQDPPTLKGVEVERFLKRISNVPEEVMYEYIRELKLSDYLTREVNRNFSGGERKRLEVLQALIRRPRLLLLDEIDSGVDVESVKLIGRILTKYFSNTDTAGIIVTHQAAILNHFHADKACVILDNTAYCYPDPDFVITTIMEKGYSACRECTDRIPVEKI